The Lactuca sativa cultivar Salinas chromosome 2, Lsat_Salinas_v11, whole genome shotgun sequence genome includes the window TAATCAGGATGGGATCTACTACATTGAGTTTAGTGactaagtacgttgggcatactcagtCTGTGTTGACcttctttgactttttgactttgaccaggaatttgaccaagtttgacctaagggcattttgggtaatttgaataGTCGTTTGAGATTTGGGTCCCTGTTAATTGTATAGGTAACCAATAGAGATAGCTTTTAGAGCAATGATCGGTACAACTATtctttcagactgtgaggtgagtctctCATCACCGTTcttatgggttgaaggcactaatgtcgaccCATTAGATTATGTTGTAGGATAGTAGTGGTCTTTGTGACACTactgatatgcttgtatgtgCTTACTGTCTTTATGACTATTACTAGTATGATTATATATTATATGCATAGAGCCAATTTAGGCTCAGAATCATTATGGACTCGGGGTGGATATGGACTTGagggttgatacggacccgacACAGCTACATGTTGTTACACGAAGTCATTATGGACTCGGGGTTGATATGCAACCCGTCACAGCCACTTGTTATATTTGTATatttgtgttgtatgtggtactttgagtaactcactaaactttgtgattacagtttatgtttatggtttcaggtattttcgTTTCTAAAAGAAATGGTCTGGcttgatcgcactgcatcccTGTAATTTTATTCCGCACTGAATGTATAGAAactactctgatgttttgagaatactttgaCTCTGATCGTCTTTTGGAACAATGAATTAATAgctttaacttatttaaaatgatatttttactcGGCATTTTAGGGACGTTACATTATGTTAATCCACCCCCACTCTAGCGCTATTTTAGGGACGTTATTTTATCATTGTTGATCCATCTCTAATCTATAGCTAAAATAActctaaatttaaaaaataaaaataaaatttaatggtCATTGATCTATCAATTACGACTTACGAGTCGTTGATTTGTAAAGCATCTTCCGTTATATCCATAGTCGATACTCAATTTTCTAGGGTAATTGGATTTCTTGATGACATAAATAACCACACCTTGTATTTATGCGATTTAATCTATAAAATTATAAAGTACACTTGATAAATCACCACGTATATGAGTGTTAAATCGCCCCATTTCTATAAGATCATGCTGGATCACTATTGCATGCACATGATCCAATTCGTAGCTCTACATTAATATCACTTGTGTAGGTTGTATTGTTGTAATGATATAGATGAAGGGGTTGAGGCTATTAGAAGTTTAAAAAAATGATTGTTAGTCCAAGAGATGCCATTTATAGATCATGTACATCCAAGCCTTACCACCTTACCAATTAGAATTATTAGTAATAATTTACCTTTTATATTTCAGGCACTCTATAACAAGACCACCTACATGATCTCATACATGTTGTTATCGTTATTTCTTCCTTTCAAAAGAACAAGAATAAGCCTGTCCGAAATTCAAACCACCTCATTGAAAGCAATTTTAAATTCGCAAACCAAACCGTATTATTGTCCGATTCTATGATCCTACCATCAAAAAACGATCACCATCACAATAATCAttgaaaaaacatgtagttacaaaATGCGTAAATAAacacacaaatcaaattcaatatcgcaaaatacaacaaaaaaaaatgaactaATCTTTCACAGTTAGTAGTGTTGTTAGAATGGTGTCAGTCATTCCATCAGTAGCGGAAAACAAGTGGCCACCACCTGTGATCTCATGGTAGTTGATCCATGGGAGTTTCTTAGCAATATAACGTTGTAGTTTCACAGGTACAAATCGATCTTGATCACCCATCCATAAGTGAACAGATCCTTCATTATTTGGAAATGGATTCTCGAGTTCCATTGGATCAAATTCCCATTTCCCCATTCCAACTATTAAATCACGGTGGACAGACTCGAATTCTCCTTGTTTTCTTGGCTGCATCTTTAACACACAAAAAGTGTAACATAAGTGATAAGTCGGACTCTCTGAGATGTTTCTTTTTATAACTTGATGGACTTAGTTGACCCAAACGTAATTATAAAACAAACTTTAAATGGGTCTTTTTTTTATATACACAATATAAAAAGGACTTAATAGATACACCTAGTTCTAAACATGAGTATTGGTCTAGTTTCCAATCTAGAGGCATTATCTCGAAGTGTTTTTACTTTCTTTCAAAAAGTAAAAGGGTTAAATACGAGAAATAAAAATGTAGTTTTATTGATTTATGGAAAATTGCATCATGGTTTCATTCTTTATATCAAAGTGAAAGGTGCATTTTATCGAATACTCTATTCATCTAGTTAGCTATTATATATTCGTAAAGTTATTATTAGTAAATTATGCATATTTCTATGTTTTACTCGTTGTGTACACTTGGGGTTTTGTTTTTGAGATATATTGCAACTCGAGTCAAAAGCAGGAACAAGTCGATCATTGAAAAGTCTAAGTGGTCGACGAATGTCAAAAATCAAATTAGCCAATAGATATGGTTGAATAAAGTGAATGTTAACAGCTAAAAATGcaacattatattttgaaaaatctataaATCATATCAATTTCATCTAAATACAAGAATCTTTCACTACTATAATTTGGGTATGTTCTTTCAATGTATAATGTCCtaacaagaaaaagaaagaaagtataatgctataattaGGTAGTTTTTTAACTACATATTGTctgtttataatattttttttgttaataaaagGGTTAATACAAGACATAGAAACtcttttattaataatttttattttagcatcttactttcatttttgTTTTGCAACATTGTATCTTTAACGATTCTACCTATTTATAGGAATATCACCCTCACTCCTATAATTAAGTATATTTTTCAAACTATAATGTCCTAATCAATAATATGGAGATACAAATCTACAATTAGGTTGATTTTCAAAAGAGAATGCCTTAAATAGCTAAAATAAATGGAAATACAACAttgtaataaaaataaatgaaattagGATGATATAATAAACATAAAAGCAAAAGTATGTTGCCATTTCTTGCATCTAGTACTTCAAAAAATGTATCCACAACCATAGCTTAAATACCATACGGATTCATTTTTTTTTCCTATTCTAGTACTGTTTTCTTCACAATTGTCTTTATGTTCATCCTATGACCACTAGTATTAAGTCTTATCTCTTATGCACTTGTGGACAATGATCTTAAATATATATTGATTGCTTCCAACCTATTACCATTTATCCATATAGAATTCTTCATGCTAATAATGTTTCACATAACAATATCTTACTTTTAGACCTTGAGAATGTGAATGATAGTTTTATTGACAATTTGAATACCAAATGCAGTAAAAACTCATATGAATCAAACTTACATGTTTCATTTTCAGATAACAAGTAGGCCATATAATTGTGAGACAGTTATAAGCTCCATAATGATGAACTAAATCAACTAATAAGACTCATGTGTAGATATTATGAATCATATAAGACATGTGAATAACGTTTATTAGGAAATATCAAATATGAACAGCAACATTTTTTTGGAAAAGATGAGAAAGGTAGGTAGTTGTTAGGCCTCATACATATAGATGCATATGGAACATTCATTACTCCACCCACGTAAAgatacttttattttttatttgatggaTTCAATATGTAAAATTATGTATACCCGTTAACAATTAATATAAGCATGAAAAACTAGAagtgttcaaagagtttaaaaggAGGTGTAAATTCAAATTCGCTAGGACTTCAGCATTAGACGTGAAACTttactagaaaaaaaaaattattttcttaatTCTGTATTTTTTGAGATGTTGAAGGGCTAGCACATAAATTCTATCTCATATTCTGTTAGTGTGTTGATACTCATACATATATGACTAAAAATATACAGAGTATTAATCTTGAAAGAATGTACCTTTTGCTCTTCTAATTGAGGAGGAAACTTTGACACAATTTCCATGTCAGGGGGAGAAAACATATCAAGAGACCCAGAAATAAGAGACGAGCTAGGAAACCATTTTTGAGTGTTCCACCAGTAGTGCAACCATGGAAGGTGGTGAGCAACACGTAAAGCCCATTGATCAGGCTTAAACATTTCATAATACACTTCATTAGATAAGTTTGAAGGAAATGAAGGCCACCAGTAATTAACTCCAGGTGAAATGAAAACTACTCCTGCTAGCCTATTTCAATCACACATACAAAACTAACAAAATGACAACCAAATTATCTCAAGCAACAAataatcaaaattttgatttacACCTGTGAGGAATGTACTTAAGACATGGCCAAACCAATAATCCACCCATGGATAATCCAGCTAAATAGAATTTGGATCCGAGTTGTAGTTGATCAGCGAGCTCCTCTATATCCAAAGCTAAACTCTTTAAAGTTCTCTCAGGGTGGGGATCACTCTCTCCGTAACCAGGTCGGTCGAATGAAACAGTGTACACCCCTAACTCTTCAATTAGAGCCTGTAAAAGTCAACCAACCGGTTAGAATTAGAAAACTAACGGGCTGTTTGATAACCTATGAATGGAACCATTCATAGGTCACAACTGAATACGTCGGTATTCAGTCTGAACGGTTAAGAAACTCCGTCGTTTCCTAACCGTTCAGAGGTTGGAATCATTTAAAACTAAATGTTTTAGTTTTATGATTTTATCAAACAACCCTAAGTTTGaagtaaacataaaaaaaatgattGGCGTAAAAACTAAAAAGCATGAAGAAAATATGGATCCACACCGGAGAGGCTGCCAAGGcaaaaatattaatttctttGCAATTGTCAAAACCATGGATGACAATTATTTTAAACTTGGCTGTTTCTTTTGGGACACCGTGTTCCAAATATGACAAATGCCTTCCATCACGAAGCTTTATTCTTGGTGATGTAATTGGAGGACCATCCTGAGAACCGCATATTTTCGGAGGGGGTGGACGGAATGACTGAAATGCCCTTGCCAAGAACCCCATAAAGAGGACAGAGTTGTAAATTCTTGCAAATCCCTAGAGTGATATTTAACCAAGAAGaagtaaaattaattaaaagagtGTTAAGGGCATGTAGTTCAAGTTTGAAATTACAATGTAAGTTCACTTTTTAAGCTGACTTTACACTGATTTTGAAGCTCATAAATATAATCTTGGTATTGAGTGAATGCATAGAGATCAAAATCTTTACTTGATCATTAGAACTTTTGAATACATTTGTCAAgaaatcaattaataaaatatatattgatCATATAATATTGAATACTCTAACCGTCATTTATTTGCAGAACTATAAAGTTGATAATTGTATCATCTTTTATactttttgtttgaaaaaaaaaaaaccaaggtAGTTATTGTCCTATTTTAGACCTATGTTTTCCAATATAGCattctaaaatatttttatttataatgttAGCGTCAACTaacatttcaattttaaaaaaataactgCGCTTAAATTAGAAAATGAAGCATTATAAAACATTCAAAAAGATTAGCGTcaattatttaatttttcaaaaacatttatgGATATGCCTTTTATCTAAACCTGAGAAAAAAATAAGTCTTTTATGGAT containing:
- the LOC111904825 gene encoding uncharacterized protein LOC111904825; this translates as MGFLARAFQSFRPPPPKICGSQDGPPITSPRIKLRDGRHLSYLEHGVPKETAKFKIIVIHGFDNCKEINIFALAASPALIEELGVYTVSFDRPGYGESDPHPERTLKSLALDIEELADQLQLGSKFYLAGLSMGGLLVWPCLKYIPHRLAGVVFISPGVNYWWPSFPSNLSNEVYYEMFKPDQWALRVAHHLPWLHYWWNTQKWFPSSSLISGSLDMFSPPDMEIVSKFPPQLEEQKMQPRKQGEFESVHRDLIVGMGKWEFDPMELENPFPNNEGSVHLWMGDQDRFVPVKLQRYIAKKLPWINYHEITGGGHLFSATDGMTDTILTTLLTVKD